A genome region from Fervidobacterium changbaicum includes the following:
- a CDS encoding phosphoenolpyruvate carboxykinase (ATP) — protein sequence MATKGRWQWAEVNKSNFSKIRTTIEAAFYGNNVELLTSRREAYKKAMKSPGTIVTDLPVYKPELLNLDEGTRILLFNDGATVGRFAGARKIIGMPGVNEDVLAEVLREAVYGTRYRKMYHAISYTGLHEDFIVKNHILIPEGFENTVYNWLLNFQDLTPEYAAMYERSKLIKEPDIYIFADPDWSHPDFPGGLALFDPNNNCAALLGLRYFGEFKKGTLTLGWSVGNRQGYVACHGGLKKYEFDNSKYVAAFFGLSGSGKSTLTHAKHNGKYKITIVHDDALVINLQDLSSIALEPSYFDKTSDYPLTSDDNKYLLTIQNCGATIDELGRVVPVMEDIRNGNGRAIKSKLWSPNRVDKIQEPVNAIFWIMKDPVLPPIVKIEDPVLASTMGATLATKRTSAEKLLPGVDPEALVFEPYANPFRTYPLSEDYQKFKALFEKGVECYIINTGFYLNKKVPKELTLEILEHIVERKANFVEWFGGLKIMEISGFEVRTSDYEYRELLKISLEKRLDFLKSKDIESQGYDRLPEECKRSILDLISHL from the coding sequence GTGGCGACCAAGGGACGATGGCAGTGGGCAGAGGTAAACAAGTCAAATTTTTCTAAGATTAGAACAACGATTGAGGCAGCTTTCTATGGGAATAATGTTGAGCTTCTTACGTCAAGAAGAGAAGCTTACAAAAAGGCTATGAAATCGCCTGGAACGATAGTCACAGACCTGCCTGTTTACAAACCAGAACTGTTGAATTTGGATGAAGGAACGCGCATTCTTCTTTTCAACGATGGTGCAACGGTTGGAAGGTTCGCAGGGGCAAGGAAGATTATAGGTATGCCAGGTGTTAATGAAGATGTACTTGCAGAAGTGCTTAGGGAGGCTGTCTATGGAACTAGGTATAGAAAGATGTACCATGCCATTAGCTATACGGGGTTGCACGAAGACTTCATTGTGAAAAACCACATACTTATTCCGGAAGGTTTCGAGAACACTGTTTATAATTGGTTGCTGAATTTCCAGGACTTAACACCAGAATACGCTGCGATGTACGAAAGGTCTAAGCTGATTAAAGAACCTGACATTTATATCTTCGCGGATCCTGATTGGTCTCATCCCGATTTTCCTGGTGGACTTGCGCTCTTTGATCCTAACAACAACTGCGCTGCCCTTTTAGGTTTAAGGTATTTCGGGGAGTTTAAAAAGGGCACTCTCACACTTGGCTGGTCTGTTGGGAATAGACAAGGGTACGTGGCTTGCCACGGTGGTTTGAAGAAGTACGAATTCGATAACAGCAAGTATGTTGCCGCGTTCTTCGGGTTATCCGGTTCAGGGAAATCCACGCTGACACATGCAAAGCACAACGGGAAATACAAGATCACGATTGTTCACGATGACGCGTTGGTTATAAACCTACAAGACCTTTCATCCATAGCGCTTGAGCCTTCGTACTTTGATAAAACCTCCGACTATCCATTGACAAGTGATGATAACAAATACCTTCTAACCATTCAAAACTGTGGCGCCACAATCGACGAACTAGGAAGGGTCGTTCCCGTTATGGAGGATATCAGGAATGGTAACGGAAGAGCAATAAAATCAAAACTTTGGTCACCAAACAGGGTTGACAAGATTCAAGAGCCTGTTAATGCGATATTTTGGATAATGAAAGACCCTGTATTGCCACCGATTGTCAAAATAGAAGACCCTGTGCTTGCTTCCACGATGGGAGCCACGCTTGCAACGAAACGAACATCCGCAGAAAAACTACTTCCAGGAGTCGATCCTGAAGCGCTGGTTTTCGAACCATACGCCAACCCATTTAGAACTTATCCGCTCTCGGAAGACTACCAAAAGTTCAAAGCACTGTTTGAAAAAGGTGTGGAGTGCTACATAATCAACACAGGATTCTATTTAAATAAGAAGGTTCCAAAGGAACTCACCTTGGAAATTCTCGAGCACATTGTTGAACGAAAAGCGAATTTTGTTGAATGGTTTGGTGGGCTAAAGATAATGGAAATTTCAGGTTTTGAGGTGAGAACCTCTGATTACGAATACAGGGAGCTACTTAAGATTTCGCTCGAAAAAAGGCTAGATTTCCTAAAATCGAAAGATATAGAAAGCCAGGGATACGACAGGTTACCCGAAGAATGCAAACGTTCTATTCTGGATTTGATATCTCATCTGTGA
- a CDS encoding peroxiredoxin, which yields MGLPLIGDKVPEFTAKTTHGVINFPKDYEGKWVVLFSHPADFTPVCTTEFVAFQKRYDEFKALNTELIGLSIDQVFSHIKWVEWIKEKLGIEIKFPVIADDRGQISELFGMIHPGKGTNTVRAVFIIDPKGILRAVLYYPQELGRNMDEILRMVKGLQVSDANGVAIPANWPNNELVGDEVIVPPASDCATAAKRLQEYECYDWWFCHKKLK from the coding sequence ATGGGTTTACCACTCATAGGTGATAAGGTTCCTGAATTTACGGCAAAGACAACGCACGGTGTTATTAACTTCCCGAAAGACTACGAAGGCAAATGGGTTGTGCTCTTCAGCCATCCAGCAGACTTTACGCCGGTTTGTACAACGGAATTTGTTGCATTTCAGAAAAGGTACGACGAGTTCAAAGCACTCAACACAGAACTTATTGGGCTGAGCATCGACCAGGTTTTCTCACACATCAAGTGGGTCGAATGGATCAAGGAAAAGCTCGGAATCGAGATTAAATTCCCAGTTATTGCTGATGACAGAGGTCAGATTTCCGAACTCTTTGGAATGATACATCCGGGTAAGGGGACAAACACAGTTAGAGCGGTCTTTATTATCGATCCGAAAGGAATTCTCAGAGCCGTATTGTACTATCCACAGGAACTTGGAAGAAACATGGATGAGATTCTCAGAATGGTGAAAGGATTGCAGGTTAGCGACGCAAACGGTGTTGCAATACCAGCGAACTGGCCAAATAACGAATTAGTTGGCGATGAAGTAATCGTTCCACCAGCATCAGATTGTGCGACCGCTGCAAAAAGGCTCCAAGAATACGAATGTTACGACTGGTGGTTCTGCCACAAGAAACTGAAGTAA